The region AAACTCATCCGTTTCGCCGTAGGTAATCCCCGGCTTTATGCCCCCGCCCGCCATCCACATCGTGAAGCAGCGCGGGTGGTGGTCGCGCCCGTAATTGTCTTTGGTAAGTTTACCCTGCGAATAATTTGTCCGGCCAAATTCACCCCCCCAAACGACGACAGTATCGTCCAGCAGTCCCCGCTGTTTGAGGTCCTGAACCAGAGCCGCTGAGGCCTGATCCGTAGCTTTGCATTGTTTGGTTATTCCCGAGGGTAAATTGCCGTGCTGGTCCCACCCCTGATGGTACAACTGAACGAATTTGACATCGCGCTCCAGCAGTCGGCGGGCCATCAGGCAGTTGGCGGCAAAGGTGCCGGGGTTTCTGGACTCTGGGCCATACAAATCAAATACCCAGTCGGGTTCGTTGGAGAGATCGTTCACGTCGGGAACGGACGTTTGCATCCTGAATGCCATCTCGTACTGAGCGATGTGGTTCGCTACTTCCGGGTCGCCGTACATTTCCTCCTGCACCTGATTGAGGTCTTTCAGGGCATCGAGCATGTAGCGCCGGTCGGTGGTGGTGTAGCCGTTGGGGTTGTTCAGGTAAAGCACGGGGTCGGCGCCGGAGCGGAACTGCACCCCCTGATGTTTCGATGGCAAAAAACCATTTCCCCAAAGCCGGGCGTATAAAGGCTGATCTTTGGGGGCATCATTGGAAACCAAAACGATAAAAGCGGGTAGATTTTCATTAGCGCTTCCCAGCCCATAACTTACCCAGGCACCAATGCTCGGGCGTCCGGCCAGCTGATTTCCCGTCTGAAAAAACGTGAGCGCCGGGTCGTGGTTGATCTGCTCGGTATACATCGACTTGATGAAGCACAAGTCGTCGGCTACTTTGCCGGTATAAGGCATGAGTTCGCTGAGCCACGCACCGCTCTTACCGTGCTGGGCAAATTTGTAGGGCGAACTCACCAGCGGTAACGCCGACTGCTGGGCGCTCATACTGGTGAGTCGCTGTCCTTTCCGCACCGATTCGGGCAGGTCTTTTCCGTGCATCTTTTCCAGAAACGGCTTATAATCGAACAGTTCCAGTTGTGACGGTCCCCCGCTCTGGCACATATAGACCACCCGCTTCGCCTTCGGCGGGCGATTGGGGGCCGTCAGTGCCTGTTGGGCAGTGGGATTGGAGAAAAGGTTCTGAGGCAATAACGTCCCGAGAGCCACTGAACCCAGTCCTAGTGTAGCTCTGGTCAGAAACGACCGCCGGTTAAACGTGTCGGCCAGATGTTGGGCAAGTTTCTCACTCATCGCTCTTTGTGTTTTTAATGTAGCACCGACCGTCCCGGTCGGGAGTGTATAATTTTCAACTATTAATCTCCCGACCGGGACGGTCGGTGCTACACTAATGCTTGGTAACGAACGCTTCGGAATTCATGACGGTACTGGCCACAACGGCACCAGCGGCCAAAGCAGGCTTGTCGGCTACATCCTTCAGTTTATAGTCACCGGCCTGCAGCCAGCCCTGCATTTTGGCCGGATTTTTCGTAAATAACTGGTATTCCTGCTGATACAAGCGGGTTAAGATAGCCAGCTCCTTTGGTGCTGGTTTCCGACTGGCCAAAAGCCGAAACAGGTGCGTTAACCGATCCGGTACGGTGGTGTGTTGGGCAAACGACCGTTCGGCAACGACTTT is a window of Spirosoma linguale DSM 74 DNA encoding:
- a CDS encoding protein of unknown function DUF1501 (PFAM: protein of unknown function DUF1501~KEGG: pat:Patl_0814 twin-arginine translocation pathway signal); translated protein: MSEKLAQHLADTFNRRSFLTRATLGLGSVALGTLLPQNLFSNPTAQQALTAPNRPPKAKRVVYMCQSGGPSQLELFDYKPFLEKMHGKDLPESVRKGQRLTSMSAQQSALPLVSSPYKFAQHGKSGAWLSELMPYTGKVADDLCFIKSMYTEQINHDPALTFFQTGNQLAGRPSIGAWVSYGLGSANENLPAFIVLVSNDAPKDQPLYARLWGNGFLPSKHQGVQFRSGADPVLYLNNPNGYTTTDRRYMLDALKDLNQVQEEMYGDPEVANHIAQYEMAFRMQTSVPDVNDLSNEPDWVFDLYGPESRNPGTFAANCLMARRLLERDVKFVQLYHQGWDQHGNLPSGITKQCKATDQASAALVQDLKQRGLLDDTVVVWGGEFGRTNYSQGKLTKDNYGRDHHPRCFTMWMAGGGIKPGITYGETDEFGYNIVKNPVHVHDFQATLLHLLGVDHEKLVYEFQGRRFRLTDVEGKLVKGILA